The genomic interval TGAAGTTGAGCTGCTGGATATTAAAGAACCCAAAAGCTGATCAGGCAGCACCTGTTTAGTGTGTATTTAATCGTTGTTGTCTTAACAGCGTATTAAATGGTGTTGAGCAGGTTGCTTTCTAAATTGACATTGATGTGCAGGTGAGTTCGAAAAGTACGGTTGTTGTTATAGTCTTCACTTGTGTTGTCTTGAAAAAGCAGATCCTGGGATCTGCTTTTTTTATGCTTAAGTTTTCCCCGCAGTAATACTCTATCTTGTCTTTGTCTTTGTCTTTGTCTTTGTCTTTGTCTTTGTCTTTGTCTTTGTTCCTTATTTTTATATTTATCGCGACAACTTTTTCTTAACTTGAACTACACGTACATTCAACTACTCTGGTTTTATAGTGAAAATCTAATGTTCAGGGGGGTTTTATGTGTAATGAAAAGTTAATTGATGTTTTTCATCGAGTCGTAATGATCGTGATAAGTATTTTGTTTTTTGGATTGAGTTTTCCAGCATGGGCAGAAGAGCCTCCTCAGGAATTGTTTGAATATATCCCAGAGCTGACGAAGTGGGGTATGGATCCTGTATTGGTTGCGGCTGTTAAGGAACAAAATGCAAAAAAAATGACACTCGCTTCTATTAAAAAACGTGATGAAGAATGGCGTGCCACATCGGGTGTTGATGACGATATGCGTATGCTCATGAATAATGATGCAGCCAAGCGTTTGTTGGAGTTGGAGCAACGGGAGCCTTTTTTTATTGAGTTGTTTTTGATGGATAATCAAGGTGCAAATGTGGCAATGACGAATAAGACTTCTGACTATTGGCAGGGTGATGAAGCAAAGTTTATTCAGTCATACACGGGAGGTGATGGCAGTGTGCATGTTGGAGATGTTGAGTATGACGACAGTGTGCAGGCGTATCTCGTGCAGGTTTCTGTGCCAGTGATGGAGTCGGGTGGTGCGATTGGTGCTTTAACGATTGGTATTAATCTGGACGAATTTCTGCAATGAGAGTGTGTGTATGAAATGGTTTGGGAATCTGAGTTTTCAGCTAAAAATAACAGTGCCTTTGGTTATTTTAAGTCTGCTTATCGTCGCGATATCAGCAATAACACTGCTGTCGCGTAGAGAGGTAACGGCCGCGGTTGACCAGGTTATCCATCAGTATATGCCTGCGCTTGATCATATGCTGCAGGCCGAAAGTGCTTTTTATAAGGTGCTGGTAGCTGAAAGAAGTTTTTTGAGTCTGCGTGTCGGTAGTGACCAGTATATTGAAAGGCGGCGTGAACATCAGGAAAGTCTCGCCGGCATAAAAGCCAGTATGGAGCAGATTGAGGCTTCTTCGTTGCCAGAGAACATGAGAGTGCTATTAGCGCAATTTTGGGACAGCTATGGTCGGTGGAAAGACCTTGCTTTGAAGATTCAACAGGAGCGAGATACGGATACCCGGATAGGTAGATCTACCGCTATGGGGTTGTCTTATGCTGAAGGGCAGCAGTTATTTAATGAGTCTACGGCAATTTTGAATCAATTGCGTCAAGCGGTTGAAATCTTGTCTCGACAGCAGTCGCAGTTGGCTGATGTTGTTCAGCAGCGGGCTGTTCGGACGCAGGCGATACTAATGCTGATAGCGTTGACTGTTTGTGTTCTGACAGGGCTGTTTTTCCCCGGATTGATCACTCGGGATCTGCATAAAATTAATACCCAGCTCACTGACCTGTCTGCAGGGCAGGGGGATTTGACCGTTCGCTTGAATATTCGAAAGCAGGATGAGTTGGGTTGCTTGAGTCAGGCTTTTGATAAGTTTATTGATCAGTTGCACGGTTTGATCAGTCAGGTGGTTTCCAGTTCCAAAAGTATTGGGGGGAATGTGGGTGAGTTGACGACCATGTCTCAGCAGTCGAGATCTTCGATTAACCAGCAGGAGCAGTCTCTTGAGGTGGTTAATGGTGCCATTATAGAGATGAGAAAATCACTGCAGAACGTGCTTGACAGCAGTCGTCAGGCTGAGCAGGAAACTGAGCATTCACGGCTGCAGGCTGAGCATGGTAATGAATTAATGAGCAGGACTCAGAAAGATATTCAGAGTTTAACTGCCAGTGTTCAGAAGGTTGTGGCATCTATTTCAAATATTCAAAGTGTGACCGAGCGTATTTCGACCGTTTTAGGCGTGATTAGTGGAATAGCAGAGCAGACCAATTTGTTGGCTTTAAATGCTGCAATTGAAGCTGCCAGGGCGGGTGAGCAGGGAAGAGGGTTTGCTGTTGTGGCTGACGAAGTTCGATCCCTGGCGGGAAAGACTCAACAGTCTACGCGTGATATTGGTCGCATGATTGAAGATCTCCAGCAGGGTGTCGCAGCAGCGGTCAGTGTTATGCAGATGGCGACTGATAGCGTGACCAGCACGCTGGAGTCCAGTAATCAGACCAGCGAGGTCATTAGTGATGTTTTGCGTTCCGTTCAAACGGTCAAGGAGTTTGTGGATGTCACTGCCCAATCAACTGAACAGCAAAACCTTGTAATTCAAGAAGTGACAGAAAGGCTTGATGAAATGTGTCAATTATCGGTGGTTAGTGCACGCAGGGCTAATCAGCTTGATGCTTCCAGTCAAAACATCAGTCGTCAATATCAAGAGCTAATAGGCATTACATCGAAATTTAAAGTGTGAAGTGATCTGATATAAACAAAAGCGGGAAAGAAGAAATTGGCTCCCCGAACTGGACTCGAACCAGTGACCAATAGATTAACAGTCTACTGCTCTACCAACTGAGCTATCGGGGAGCATCCAAGGCAAAGCCTTAGAAAGTTGGCTCCCCGAACTGGACTCGAACCAGTGACCAATAGATTAACAGTCTACTGCTCTACCAACTGAGCTATCGGGGAACAACGGAGGCGAATTCTACCTGTGATTGATTTGCTGTCAACACCTAATTCTTTGTTTTTCTTTGTTTTTTTTGATTTTGATAGAATTTTGACTGGTAGAGCAGGCGAGCATGTTGATCAGGCACGCTATTTGAATTGATCTGTCAGTATGAGGAAGTCGACAAATATTTGGCAGAGGGTGCTATGGTTACGATCGAAATGCTCGATACCGCAATTAAAGTTGCAACAGGATTCCTGTTGGGCAGTGTGCTGTTGTATTTGTATCTCAGACGTTCTGGGGCGGTAGCCCAGCGCAATCGCGATGATCTGGATCGCAGGAGGCTGTTATTACAACAGGTGTCAGATCAGGTGGGAAAGGTTCATCATGTTTATCAGCAATATCTGTCTTTGGTGGTGGAATATTCGCGCATGGGCGTGAACTGGCCCGAATATCGCCGCAAGGAGCTGAGAAAGAAAACAGAAGAGCTGGTTGCCGTATTTCAAGAGCTTAATGCTGCGCAGGCAACTTTGTTGTTACTCGGAGAGAAAAAGCTTGAACGGGCCTTGAGGGTTTATGGTGCCAGGATTGTTGCCATGCGCCGGCTGGTATCGGCCGAAAAGCTGGAGTTCAGTGGCGATGAGCTGAACGAGCTGGATGACAATAAGAAGGAGATACAGGGATTGAGAGAAGCTTTTTATGATTCTCTGAGTGATCGTTTTATGACTTCCCGGCAGGCTGCATAATCATGGCCAAGGAACCATGCCGGTTCTGTCGCATGCTGCGTTTGCAGTTGGCTTTTGTGGTTATTGTCATGATTGTTCTTATGCTGATGTTACATCGCTCCGGTGGGTGGGTGTCGTAAAAAAATTGACAGCATTGACGGTTTTTTGTCGGATTTCTGTTCTTTGTCCGACAATTTCCGGATGAGTATTACCCCTTTTCCTTAACTGGCAAGAAGTTGCCGGCCAAGTTTGATCCAGTCTTCCATTGTTTGTGTCAGGCAGATTTGTTCGCCATGTACCTTCGGTGCCTCTGCCAGCGTTAGCAAATGAATGATTTCCGCCACTTTATCCAGGTCCCAGTCAACATGACAATGGCTGGTTTGTCCTTTGGCGATGCGTAGCCCTTTTTGACGTAGGTTTTGAATTTCCAGGGCTGCTCTGGCATTGATGGGACGAAGTGTCTTGAAGGTGAAGTCCAGGGTATCCAGGCTCAGTAGGCTGGATTCATGGATTTCCTGATATGAAATATTCTGGGCACTGCTTTGCATTTAATCTGATATTTCCTAAAATTTAAAATCCAACTTCTAAAGATAGACCATAATTTTGATTTTGCAGGCTGATCACGAGTTAAATACAGAGGGTTTGTATTGTCCCGAACCTGTTATGCTGCTACATAACAAAATTCGGGATATAGAACCCGGAGAGGTGGTAAAAGTGATTGCCACGGATCCTTCTACAGCAAGAGACATTCCTAAATTCTGTACTTTTTTAAATCACCCGTTATTGCAGCAGCAACGACAGGGTGATTTGTTTATATACTTTGTGCAGAAGAAGCCGTCTGAGGATGTTTGATCGTCTGATGGCTGAGATATAGGAAACGTACAAAGTGTAGAGTGGCGGCACTGAATAAGCCGGCAACCAGGCCAATCCAGAAACCGGTTGCCTTCATAGGGCCACTGTTATTGAAGCCGATCATTCCCAGCCAGTAACCCAATGGCAGACAAAGCAGCCAAAACGACACGATGGCATTGATCATTGGTACCTGAGTGTCATTGTAGCCCCTTAAAATCCCGGCACAGGTCGCCTGAATGATATCTCCAAGGTGAAAAAATATGCCAAATACCATTAGCCATGTCGCCAGCTGTACGACTTCAGGCTGAGAGTTATACAGCCTTACCAGATTCTCATTGAATACAATCAGGATTCCACCATTCACGATGCCGATTAATATGGCGATACCAAGACCAATAAAGGCAATATGTCGGGCCATGATGGGTTGCTGTTTTCCTAGTGAATTTCCTATCCGAATTGTAAGTGCCATGCCAATGGAGAGCGGCAACATGAAAATAAGGGCAACCAAGTTCATGGCGATTTGATTTGCAGCAACTTCGATGTAACCGAACTTCGACAAGAACAATGCGATCATGCTGAATACGCTGGACTCAACCAGAAATGCCATGCCAATGGGAAGGCCGGTTTTCAACAAACTGCTAATGTGTAAACGATTGGGCTTGTACCATTCTTTGAATAAACGGGTTGGGTGGAATTCTTTGCGAATGATCACCCAGATCAACATAAATAAAAACATGACCCAGAAGCTTGCCGTGCTGGCCCAGCCACAACCGATACCTCCGAGTTTTGGAAAACCGAGTTTGCCGAAAATTAATACATAGTTCAGAGGTATGTTGACGAGCAGGCCCATTAAGCTGGCCAGCATCGCAGGCTTGGTAAAGGAGAGACCGTCACAATAGTATCTAAGGACATTAAACCCCAGAACGGCAGGAAGGCCCCAGATCAGTGCCCGAAAGTATCCGGTGGCGATGGGGATTATCTCCGGGTCTGCCTGCATGAGGCGGAAAATATCATCAATATAAACGGCAATAATGATACTGACAGGAATGAACAACGTCAGTTTCCAGAATGTCTGGATAACTTGGTTGGGAATTTCTGACCATTTACCAGCGCCATCCAGTTGTGCAACGTAGGCTGTCAGTGCAGATAGAGAGCCGATTAAAAATAAAAACAGCGGCACCCATATACTGGCGCCAACACCCACTCCCGCAAGCTCCAAAGCGCTGGCCTGTCCAGCCATCACGGTATCGACGACCGACGTAGACATCTGTAGGAGCTGGGAAAATACGATCGGCATGGCCAGAACGGTTAATATCCGGCTTTCCTTTTTTATCTCTGCCAAATGAATCATGTTATTCTCTTGGGCCTGTTAGTATTTATTCTGGGGGCGCTACTTTAGCGGACCGGATAAGCAAATTCTATGGACATCCTTCTGTTTCTATATCTTGTTGTTAACCTATGACCCATGATCCTGAAGATTTAATTACCATTTTCAATCGCCTCTTTGATATCAGCGAGCAGACTGTTCTGGTAAGAGGTGGAGATGAACCAATATATCTGCCCGCATGGCATACTGGTTATCGCTGTGAAATTCAGTTCGCTCATGGTTTTTTTGCCAGTGCGCTTCATGAAATTGCTCATTGGTGTATTGCTGGTCGAGAACGGCGTCAACTGGTGGATTTTGGATACTGGTATGAACCGGATGGGCGCTCACAGCAACAGCAGAGTCTGTTTGAACGGGTTGAAGTCAAACCTCAGGCTCTTGAGTGGATTTTTCACCGCAGCTGCGACCATCGATTTCGGATATCGGCCGATAATTTGAGTGGCGAGGCAACGGATTCTTCCGTGTTCAAACAAAATGTCATTCAACAGGTTCATACATATCTATTGGAGGGGTTGCCTTCCAGGGCGGCGTTATTCAGAGATGCGCTACAGGATTTTTATAAGACTTCGGATCTCAGCCCAAAAGATTTCAGCCTGTTAAAATTGGGTTAAATTGATAGGAAGCGGAGTAACCCGCATTGTGAGGAGTTATGAGTATGAAAGTCAGTTTTATTGGTTTAGGCGTCATGGGTTATCCGATGGCTGGGCATTTGGCTGAGAAGGGGCACGAGGTCACTGTGTATAACCGGACCGTCAGTAAATCCCATTGTTGGGTTGAACAATACTCGGGTGGCTATGCTGCTACTCCGGCTCAAGCGGTAATAGATGCCGATCAGGTGTTCATGTGTGTAGGGAATGACGATGATGTCCGTAGTGTGGTCTATGGCGAGCATGGCGTTCTGGCTGGTATGAAGCCTGGAGCAATTCTGGTAGATCACACGACGACGTCAGCAGTATTGGCGGAGGAGCTGAACCAGGCGGCGAACGAAAAACAGCTCCGGTTTCTGGATGGACCTGTGTCCGGAGGACAGGCCGGGGCTGAAAATGGTGTTTTGACGGTGATGATGGGAGGCGAACCCGCAGATTTTTCGGCAGTGGAAGGTACAATTAAAAGCTATGCCAAAAAAGTTACTTTGCTGGGTGCAGCAGGCAGTGGCCAGCGCTGTAAAATGGTTAATCAATTATGTATTGCAGGGATTGTGCAGGGCCTGTCAGAGGCCATAAAGTTTGCGCAGCATGCTGAACTCGATATCAAAACCGTTGTCGAGGTGCTCAGTGGTGGCGCTGCTCAATCCTGGCAGTTGGACAATCGCGCACTGACTATGGCGGAAGGAAAGTTTGATTTCGGTTTTGCGATTGACTGGATGCGTAAGGATCTTGGGTTTTGTTTTGAAGAAGCTGAAAAAATGGGACTCAAGCTGCCATTGGCCAGAATGGTGGATGGTTTTTATCAGCAGTTGCAACAACAGGGAGATAATCGTCTTGATACATCCTCTCTGATTAAACTGCTTTGAGATGATTACTTGGTGCGTTCCATCGATTTTCGGTACACTTCGCCCTTCGATTCAAACGGCAGTCCATAGGCTATATGAGCGCACCCAAGAAATATCACAAAAAAAACAAATCTCTCACAGATGACTGGTCCATTGATCAGTTTATAGTTGAAAAACAGGAAGGCAGAACCCGTTTCCATGATCTCGACCTGCCGCTACCGTTAATGCATGCCATACATGACCTGGGTTTCGAATACTGCAGTCCCATTCAGGCGATGTCCTTACCTGCAACTCTCGATGGTGAGGATTGTATCGGTAAAGCACAAACAGGAACCGGTAAGACGGCTGCTTTCCTGATTACCGTTATTACTGATTTGCTGGATCACCCTCTAACAGAGCAATATGACAGCGAGCCCAGAGCATTGATACTGGCCCCTACTCGGGAATTGGCTCTGCAGATTGCTGAAGATGCAAAATTACTGACCCGCTATACCGATCTCAAGATTGCCACACTGGTTGGTGGAATGGACTTCGAAAAACAGCAACGGCGTATTCAAAAGCGGGTTGATATTGTTGTTGCGACACCGGGAAGATTGATTGACTTTGTGCGTCGCAAAGCTATTTTCCTTGATCAAATTGAAATTCTGGTCATTGATGAGGCAGACCGTATGCTTGATATGGGATTTATCCC from Gynuella sunshinyii YC6258 carries:
- a CDS encoding sulfurtransferase TusA family protein, whose translation is MLLHNKIRDIEPGEVVKVIATDPSTARDIPKFCTFLNHPLLQQQRQGDLFIYFVQKKPSEDV
- a CDS encoding NAD(P)-dependent oxidoreductase, with the protein product MKVSFIGLGVMGYPMAGHLAEKGHEVTVYNRTVSKSHCWVEQYSGGYAATPAQAVIDADQVFMCVGNDDDVRSVVYGEHGVLAGMKPGAILVDHTTTSAVLAEELNQAANEKQLRFLDGPVSGGQAGAENGVLTVMMGGEPADFSAVEGTIKSYAKKVTLLGAAGSGQRCKMVNQLCIAGIVQGLSEAIKFAQHAELDIKTVVEVLSGGAAQSWQLDNRALTMAEGKFDFGFAIDWMRKDLGFCFEEAEKMGLKLPLARMVDGFYQQLQQQGDNRLDTSSLIKLL
- a CDS encoding PDC sensor domain-containing protein, whose protein sequence is MCNEKLIDVFHRVVMIVISILFFGLSFPAWAEEPPQELFEYIPELTKWGMDPVLVAAVKEQNAKKMTLASIKKRDEEWRATSGVDDDMRMLMNNDAAKRLLELEQREPFFIELFLMDNQGANVAMTNKTSDYWQGDEAKFIQSYTGGDGSVHVGDVEYDDSVQAYLVQVSVPVMESGGAIGALTIGINLDEFLQ
- a CDS encoding elongation factor P hydroxylase, whose amino-acid sequence is MTHDPEDLITIFNRLFDISEQTVLVRGGDEPIYLPAWHTGYRCEIQFAHGFFASALHEIAHWCIAGRERRQLVDFGYWYEPDGRSQQQQSLFERVEVKPQALEWIFHRSCDHRFRISADNLSGEATDSSVFKQNVIQQVHTYLLEGLPSRAALFRDALQDFYKTSDLSPKDFSLLKLG
- a CDS encoding MATE family efflux transporter, with translation MIHLAEIKKESRILTVLAMPIVFSQLLQMSTSVVDTVMAGQASALELAGVGVGASIWVPLFLFLIGSLSALTAYVAQLDGAGKWSEIPNQVIQTFWKLTLFIPVSIIIAVYIDDIFRLMQADPEIIPIATGYFRALIWGLPAVLGFNVLRYYCDGLSFTKPAMLASLMGLLVNIPLNYVLIFGKLGFPKLGGIGCGWASTASFWVMFLFMLIWVIIRKEFHPTRLFKEWYKPNRLHISSLLKTGLPIGMAFLVESSVFSMIALFLSKFGYIEVAANQIAMNLVALIFMLPLSIGMALTIRIGNSLGKQQPIMARHIAFIGLGIAILIGIVNGGILIVFNENLVRLYNSQPEVVQLATWLMVFGIFFHLGDIIQATCAGILRGYNDTQVPMINAIVSFWLLCLPLGYWLGMIGFNNSGPMKATGFWIGLVAGLFSAATLHFVRFLYLSHQTIKHPQTASSAQSI
- a CDS encoding methyl-accepting chemotaxis protein, whose product is MKWFGNLSFQLKITVPLVILSLLIVAISAITLLSRREVTAAVDQVIHQYMPALDHMLQAESAFYKVLVAERSFLSLRVGSDQYIERRREHQESLAGIKASMEQIEASSLPENMRVLLAQFWDSYGRWKDLALKIQQERDTDTRIGRSTAMGLSYAEGQQLFNESTAILNQLRQAVEILSRQQSQLADVVQQRAVRTQAILMLIALTVCVLTGLFFPGLITRDLHKINTQLTDLSAGQGDLTVRLNIRKQDELGCLSQAFDKFIDQLHGLISQVVSSSKSIGGNVGELTTMSQQSRSSINQQEQSLEVVNGAIIEMRKSLQNVLDSSRQAEQETEHSRLQAEHGNELMSRTQKDIQSLTASVQKVVASISNIQSVTERISTVLGVISGIAEQTNLLALNAAIEAARAGEQGRGFAVVADEVRSLAGKTQQSTRDIGRMIEDLQQGVAAAVSVMQMATDSVTSTLESSNQTSEVISDVLRSVQTVKEFVDVTAQSTEQQNLVIQEVTERLDEMCQLSVVSARRANQLDASSQNISRQYQELIGITSKFKV